The sequence ATGCCTTCTTCGGCAACTTTATCCATTTCGTGCGTTCTTACTTGAACTTCTATTACCCGGTTTAAAGGACCAAACACGGTCGTATGTAAAGATTGATAGAAATTAGGCTTAGGCAAAGCGATATAATCCTTAAAATGTCCGGGAATAGGTTTATAAAATTTATGTATAACACCTAAAACTGAATAACAGTCATTTTCACTTTGCGTAATAATCCTAATCGCCATCAAGTCATATATATCTTCAAAACTCAACTGCTTCTGTATTATCTTGTTATAAATACTATATACATTTTTTGCTCTGCCTTTTACTTCACAATTTATTCCAGTTTTAGATAGTTTTTCTTTTATTTCTTGCTCTACATATCTTATATATTTTACTCTTTTGTCCTTTGTCTCTTTAAGTTGATATGCAACATCCCTATAACCTCTGGGATCTATATATTGCAGACTCAGATCTTCCAATTCTGATCTCATCCATCCTATACCTAAACGATGAGCAATGGGTGCATATATCTCCAATGTTTCTTTGGATATTCTGTTTCTTTTTGCCTCCGGTAAATATGATAATGTTCTCATGTTATGCAGGCGGTCGGCAAGCTTTATTAAAATAACTCTTATATCCTTAGCCATAGCAACAATCATCTTGCGGAAATTCTTCGCTTGCTTCTCCTCGCTGCTTTTATAGGAAAGTTTTCCAATCTTCGTTATGCCATCAACCAGAAAAGCAATCTCTTTTCCAAATCTCTTTTCCAAATCAGAAATGGTAGCGGATGTATCCTCTACAACATCGTGAAGAAAAGCGGCGGCAATTGTTGCTTTATCCAGGTGCATTTGAGAAGTAATTCTTGCCACCTCTATCGGATGAAAAATATAATCTTCTCCTGATTCCCTTAACTGTCCTTGATGCCGCTCTTTTGCCCAGTTAAATGCATCATCTAATAATTTGCCTGCTTCGCTGTCATAACTTATTACAGTTTCTTTTAATTCATTATATAACTTAATTGCATTTTTATTCTCTGTATCTAACATCCCATAAACCCTCAGCGCACTCCTTTAGGGCAACAATAGAATTTTTATGTGTATTACTGTCCTTAAGAACCAAAGGCCTGTCCCCTCGTGCAAGACATCTTTCCCTTAAGGAAGCAACCTTCACCAATAAGTATCTACTCTTTATATGTTTCAGGGCTTGATGAACAATTTCCTCAATTTTCTCAGCCATTTCCCACCTCTCCTTTTAATTGTATTATTAATTTATTTACCTTTTCTCGTAAATCAACAGCTGAAACAGTTATTTTTTGTCTCTCTGCAATCACAATACATTTGAAATCATTGGTTGCCTGCTCTATAGAGTCATTAATTATGAAATAATCAAAAAAAAATAGTTTCTCTAACTCATTTAGGGCATTTTTTAATCGTAACATCTTATCCTTTTTATATGTTTCGTTTAATCGTCTCATCCACTCTTTAAAGGACGGAGGAAAAAGAAAGATTAAAATTGCATGAGGAAACTCTTTTTTAATACTTCTCGCACCTTGCACATCTATAGGAAGCACTACATCATATCCATCTTTTAAAACCCCCTGAAGCGCTTTTTTACTCGTTCCGTATAGATTTCCATGAACTTCCGCCCATTCCACAAACATCTTTTTTCCTATTCCCTCACGGAATTTTTCTGGCGAGGTGAAATAATAATCCACACCTTCTACCTCCTCTTTCCTTTTTTCCCTCGTGGTATGAGTAATTACTCGTCTTACTGTATCTATTTTTCCTTCCATTGCTTTACACAATGTAGTTTTTCCTACACCCGTAGGTGCAGAAATGATAAAAATCAATCTTTCACGCATTTTTTTCCAATCTTTCTCTAATGGTATTTATGGTGATGGCAGAAAGAATAACATGACCTGAATCCATAATAATTACAGAACGTGTCTTTCTCCCCTGCGTAATGTCAATAAGCATACCCTTGTTCCTTGATTCTTCTTTCATTCGTCTTATTGGTACGGAATTAGGACTAATAACAGCAATAATCCGCTCTGTAAAAACTATATTCCCAAAACCTACACTTATCACCATGTCTATATACCTAAATATATTTCATACAGCTATTCTAATTTAAAACGCTTGCCCAGATACAGCTCTTGTACCTCTTGATCGCCTGCTAATTCGTGGGCAGTTCCCTCTCGAATTATACTGCCCTCATAAAGTATATATGACATATCGGTAATGTCCAGCGTTTCTCTTACATTATGGTCTGTAATCACAACCCCAATATTTTTTTCCTTTAACTTCAGAATCATACCTCTCAATTCCTCTATCACGATGGGGTCTATGCCTGTAAATGGCTCATCCAAAAGAATAATTTTCGGATTTAAGGCTAAGGCTCTAGCTACTTCTATCCTTCTTCTTTCTCCTCCTGAAACAACATATGCTTTATTTTTTCTGATGTGCTTAATCCTGAATTCCTCCAAGAGTTTTTCTAACATAATACTTCTCGCTTTTTTATCTTTATACACGAGTTCTAATATTGCATAAATATTCTCTTCCACTGTAAGGCCACGAAAAACAGAACTCTCTTGCGGCAAATAGACAATGCCCAGATGTGCTCTCTTATGTACGGGGAAATGGGTAACATCTTTCCCGTTAAAGCTTATCTTTCCATCATCGGGAGGGATTAAGCCAGCAATCATATAAAAAGTGGTCGTTTTGCCTGCTCCGTTTGGCCCCAAAAGTCCTACAATTTCACCCATTTTTACCTTCAAATTCACTCTTTTAACGACAGTTCTGGAACCATATCTCTTCGTTAAACCTTCCACCTCAAGCATGGATTAACAATATATCAACACCTTTTATTTTTCAATCAAAACATTCAACTTGCTATAAGCACAAATTTGCATTAGATTTAAATTAATAAGAAGTAAAGGAGGAATAATATGGAAAGAAAAGAAATTAAAGCGGTAGAGTTATGGAGACAACTGGCCACAATGTTAAGTGAAATTAGTAGAGGAAACTATGAACAAGCAATAAGTAATGGAAAGGAACTGATGAAGCTTTCCTTAGGTTCACCTGCCTTTAAATTAGGAAAAGCTGAGACACTACGCTGTATAGGAAAGGCATATTTTATGTTAGATAAACATGATGAAGCCGTTGATTATCTCACCCGGTCATTAGAAATATCTGAAGCGGCAGGCTTAGAAGAAGAAACATTGTATGTCCTTATTATGCTGGGAAA comes from Deltaproteobacteria bacterium and encodes:
- the gmk gene encoding guanylate kinase is translated as MRERLIFIISAPTGVGKTTLCKAMEGKIDTVRRVITHTTREKRKEEVEGVDYYFTSPEKFREGIGKKMFVEWAEVHGNLYGTSKKALQGVLKDGYDVVLPIDVQGARSIKKEFPHAILIFLFPPSFKEWMRRLNETYKKDKMLRLKNALNELEKLFFFDYFIINDSIEQATNDFKCIVIAERQKITVSAVDLREKVNKLIIQLKGEVGNG
- the rpoZ gene encoding DNA-directed RNA polymerase subunit omega, coding for MAEKIEEIVHQALKHIKSRYLLVKVASLRERCLARGDRPLVLKDSNTHKNSIVALKECAEGLWDVRYRE
- the lptB gene encoding LPS export ABC transporter ATP-binding protein — encoded protein: MLEVEGLTKRYGSRTVVKRVNLKVKMGEIVGLLGPNGAGKTTTFYMIAGLIPPDDGKISFNGKDVTHFPVHKRAHLGIVYLPQESSVFRGLTVEENIYAILELVYKDKKARSIMLEKLLEEFRIKHIRKNKAYVVSGGERRRIEVARALALNPKIILLDEPFTGIDPIVIEELRGMILKLKEKNIGVVITDHNVRETLDITDMSYILYEGSIIREGTAHELAGDQEVQELYLGKRFKLE
- a CDS encoding DUF370 domain-containing protein, translated to MVISVGFGNIVFTERIIAVISPNSVPIRRMKEESRNKGMLIDITQGRKTRSVIIMDSGHVILSAITINTIRERLEKNA